The Amycolatopsis solani genome segment TCATCGGCGACGCCGTCTTCCACAAGGTCGGTGCCTACCTCGTCGGCAATGTCGTCGTGTCGCTGATCGCCGGCGCGCTGACCCTGCTCTGGCTCTGGGCGTACGGCGTGCCCTACCCGCTGGTGCTGGCGCTGCTCGTCGCCGTCCTCGACCTCGTCCCGGTCGCCGGTTCGCTGGTGGCCGGCATCGGGACGACCCTCGTCGCGCTGACGGTGTCGGTGCCCACCGGACTCGCCACCGCCGGCTTCTTCGTCGGCTACCGGGTGCTCGAGGACTACGTGCTGCTGCCGAAGATCGTCGGCCGGGCCGTGCGGATCCCGGCGGTCGTCACCGTCGTCGCGGTGCTGCTCGGGTTCACGCTGCTCGGCGTGGTGGGCGCCTTCGTCGCGGTGCCGGTCGCGGCGGCCGTGCTCCTGGTGGTGCGGGAGGTGGCGGTGCACCGGCTCGACCGGGCGTGAAGCCGCCGCGCGGGGACGATCGCGCGGCGGCTTCGAGCGGGACCGGTCAGTTGCCCTGAGCGGAGCCGCCGTCCGCGATGCCGCCGCCGGCGCAGTTGTACGGGGTCGCGCCTTCGGCCTCGTGCTCGCCCGGGGAGAGCACCGGGACGTCGATGCCCTGGGCCACGTCGCGGACCGGCACCTGCACGCCCAGCACGTTGACGTTGTTGTCGCAGACACCGCCGACCGCGTTCAGGTTGTGCAGGGCGTCGAAGTTCTGCACGTTGCCGAGGCCGATCTGGTCGCTGTGGTCGACCGGGTGGCCCGCGACGGTGATGCCGGTCGCCGACGCGGACCCGCCGAGCACCGCCATCCCGGCGGCGAGGGCGGTGGCGACGAAACCGAGCTGCTTGATCACTGAAGAACTCCTTCGAAAGACCCACCGGACCGTCCGGTGGGGGCGCGGGGGAAAGGGAACCGGGCCCGGCTTCGGTTCGCCGGGCCCGGGGAAGTCGGTTATCGTGCGATTCACGCCGGGTGGGACCGGCGCACTCTCTCCAGTTCGTGACCGGTCCCACCCGTGCCGGCATCGCCCGGCGTCGCGGCGTGCCCGGAACGCGGAACCGGAGTGTGCAGCTCGCTCCGTGTCCCGGGCACGCGTCACGACGTCGACGCGGATCGCCGGATTCCCGTGCCCGGCCGGCTTCCGCACACACAGCGGGCGGCCGAGGCACGGAAACTCAGTTGTCCTGGCTCGTGCCGCCGTCGACGACCGCGCCCGAAGCGCAGTTGTACGGCGACTCGCCGCTGGCCTCGTTCTCACCCGGCGACAGGATCGGCACGCCGATGCCGTTGAGCGAGTCGCGGATCGGCACCTGGACGCCGAGGACGTTCACGTCGTTGCCGCACAGGCCCGGCGTCACGTTGACGTTGTGGAGCACGTCGGTGTTGTTCAGGTTGAGCAGGCCGACCTGGCCCATGTGGTCGTAGCCGCCGTGGTGGTGACCGTGGTGGTGGCCGTCCGGGGTGTCGGCGGCGGCGATGCCGCCGGCCAGGAAAGCACCGGCGGCCACAGCGGCCGTCACGAAGCCGATCTTCTTCAGCATGGGGATTTCTCCTCGATGGACGATTGCGTCGGATGAGGCGGCAGTGGAAGTGTGTTCTCCGCCCCGTGTGGGGAAAACGTACTGACGCCCCGGCACCGTTTCCAGCGCGCGCCACCATCGTGTGGGTGCCGCAAGCCGCTGACCGGGCTTGGAGTGGTCCTAATGGGTTACGCGGGTTCTGTTCTCCCCCAACGACTTCCGTTCAATGGTCGGCGATCTCCGGTGATTCGGCCATGCGAATTCCGGGCACGCCAAAGAGCCCTGCGCCGTCACGGGGACGGCGCAGAGCTCCCTGAGCCGGTTTTCTCAGTCGGGCCAGGCCTCCGCTTCGGCGGTGAGTGCCGTGGTCACGTCGATCTCGCCCGACCGCACCCGCCACGCGAGCGTGCCGGGACGCGGCTCGACGAGGTGCCAGCCGGTGACGTCTTCGTCGGTGTAGCAAGGGTTTTCTTCGTCACCGATGCCGAGCGCGGCGAAGTACTGGCGCGCGGGCCAGGTCTCGGGCACCCAGGCCCTGGCCCAGCGCAGCACGATCCTGGCGAGGTCGTTGCGGGCGTCCGCCGGGTGGATCAGGCGGTCGCCGGCGGTGCAGACCAGGCGTGGCGAATAAGTCGCTCCCAACGGTGCGACGACGAATCGATCGGTCATTGCTCCCCCGGATCCACGGACGTGGACGGTTTTTCCGATGCTCGTGCGCGATTGCGCGAAAACGGGAGGAGCGGCCCTATGGCGGACGCGCGCGTCCTCCCCCGGCTGCTGCTTGAACCGGCCCTCAGCATACAAACGGCGCCCCCGCGGCGAAAAGCGGGTCGGGAACCGGAATCGGTCGCCCGTTCCCGTGACACCGGGCGTGAACCCGGCCGGCCCGGGTACGCGACCTGCGACCACCAGTCCGACCGGAAGGAAGAACCGAGATGAACCGGACCGCGAGGAACCTGCTCACCTGGTGTGCCGCGGCGGCCGCCATCGCCCTGACCGGCGCCACCCCGGCGTCGGCGGCACCGGCACCGCCGGTGCCGCACCAGGCCGGCAGTGACGTCCAGGACGTCCAGGACGACAACGACGACAACGGTTTGTGGGGTCTACTCGGCCTGGTGGGGTTGCTGGGCCTGGGCGGTCTGGTCCGGCGCGGACCCCAGACCGGTGCCATGGCGGGGTATCCCGCGGCGGGCGAACCCCCGCGCGCCGGCCGGCCGGAGTCCGATGCGCGGCCGCCGGTGAACACGTACCCGCCGGCCGCCCCGCGACGGAACCCGCCGGGCGCCTGAGCCCGCCGTCGGCTGCCCCGCACCTGCCTCCCCTTCTCCGCACGGAACGTCCCGGTGCTGCTCGGCACCGGGACGTTCCGCGTTTCCGTGATTTTCCGAACGGCGCCTTCGTGTCAGGTTCCCGGCGGCCGTCACCGAGATTAGCGATGCCGTCGGCGCGCAAGAAGTGCTTTCGCGGCGTACCCTTCTTAAGAGTGGGTTTCCAGCCGGAGGCAAATGCGCCTGGTTACCCATCCGGTTTCCGCCATAAACGTCACGACCAGGTGAATCCCGGATGCCACGCGAGAACCACTCCAGTCATACCTTCCGTGAAAACTCCCGTCGGGTTCAGCCGTTGACCGTAATCGGCCGTCCCGAAAGAGTGGCCGCGTCACGTGCCGTGAGCGGCCCAGCGAGGCGTCGACCGCCGGTTTCACGCGAACTCGAGGTTTGTCCCGCGATTTCCGGACCGCCGTGCACGGTGCGAAATCGCCACTCCGCACGGCCGCCCGAGATCCGCTCGCGGTAATCCCGGAAGCAGATCACGATGATCGTCGTCGGCATCGCAATTCCGGAGGAGTACGACATGAAAAGTGCATTGGCCAGGACGGTCATGGTCTTTCTCACCGCGACGGCGGTGACCCTGACCGGCGTGGGTGTGGCGTCGGCGGGCGGTCCCGGCGGCAGCGGGTCGTCGAGCACGACGAGCGCGGCGGCGCAGGTCCAGACCCTGCGCGACCAGCTGGCCACCCGCGCCGACCGCGGCGACGTGCCCGGCACGCGGGCCACGCTCAGCGACCTCGACCCGCTGCTCACGGATCTCGCGCAGGGCAAGCGGTACAGCATCCAGGCGAAGGCCCGCGACACCGCGGCCACGGCCCAGCAGCAGAACACCGAGGCGCGCAAGGGCGTCGACGAACTGGCCGGGCAGCTGAAAGCCCGCGACGGGCTGCCGCCGGTGTCGGCGCTGCTCAACGCGCTGCTGCAGCGGGTGCTGATCTCGCTGTCTTCACTGGTGAACGACCTTCTCGGCGGGCTGCCCGTCCCGATCGGCTAGCAGCCGATCGGCACCCCGGACGGGCAAGCCGGCGATGGCCCGGTGCGGACGACCTCCCCGCACCGGGCTTTCGTCGTTGCCACGAAAGCTATTCGTAGACGACGTAGGCGGGCACCGGGCTGAGCGCCAGCACCTCCGCCGGCGTCATCAACGCCGCCCCGCGACGGGTGTCTTCGTCGAAGAACAGCTTGAACCCGGCCCGCACGTGGTCGGGCTTGGTCTGCATGAGCGTCTTCCACGTCGCCTTCTTCGCGGCGGCCGAGCCGATGCCGTCGACGACCTTCACCGGCGAGACGCCGGAATGGGCCCGGAGCAGGTTTTCCTCGCGCACGACCGAAGACGCGACCTGGTGGTACACCATGACCTTGGCGGGCAGGCGGTGCGCTTCGGCCAGGTGCCCGAGGTACCGCGCGACCCCGTCGAGCTCGTCGCCGGTCGTGCGGCCGAACTTCCGGCCCGGCACCACCCCGGGCTCGACCGCCCACTCGGGGTCGAGCGCGACGCCGACGTCCGGCTCGGTCAGCCACCGTTCGTACGCCTGGACCTCGGGCAGGAAGTCGGCGCGGCCGGGCTGGATGTTCAGCAGCAGCAAGCCGTTCAGCGCCCGGGCGGCGTCGAGGTAGTCGCGCACCGTCTCGTCCGCGCAGCGGCTGCGGTACATGCCGTCGGCGCCGGGTGAGCGGTGCACGGTCGTCGCGATCAACTCGACGACCGGCGTGACCGGCCGGTTTCCCGCGAAGGCGTCGATCCGCCTGCCGAGCTCGCGGCCCGCCGCGGCGAGGTCGCCGGTCATCCGGCCGAGTGCCGCCGAACCCGGCGCCCCGCAGAAGCCGACGAGCAAGTTCGTCGCGAGCGGGTCGGCCGGCGGTGACGGGGGCGCGGGTGTCGCGGTGACCGGGGCGGCGACGGCGCGCCCCAGCCGTTGCCCGCCGCACGCGGTCGCCGCCAGACCCGCGAGCGCGGCCGTGAGAACCAGACGTCGATCAAAGACGGCGAGCGCCGTTTTCCGGACCATCGCAGCGAAATACCCGCGATGATCACCGCGCAAACCGCGTCGCCGACGATCACCGCATCGTGCCGGGGCCGCTTCCGGGCCCGGGGCCGCGGCCTGCGGAAATCCACTTTTTCGAGCTGTGCGGGGAAAATTGGCACTCACCCGACCCGGTGGACCGGCCCGCGCGCGGCCGGGCCGGACCGCACACTTCCCGCATGCGCAGTCTTTTCCGGTTCGGAGCCGGGCTCGCCGCCGTGGCCGCGGCGGCCGCTTGCGGCACCCCGGCCCCGGCACCCGCACCACCACCGGCGCCCTCGCCGGCCGCCGCGCCCGCCCGGGTCACGGCCGCGTCCGCTCGCCAGACGGGCGCCGACGAGCTCGGCCGGGTGCCGGTCCTGATGTACCACCGGCTCGCCGAACGGCCGCGGTCGGTCTACGAGCGCACGCCCGCCGACTTCACCGCGGAGCTCGATCGGCTCGCCGCGGAGAACTACGTCCCGGTCACCACGGCCGAGTTCGTGACCCACCGGCTCGACCTCCCGGCCGGCGCGCACCCGGTGGTCCTGACCTTCGACGACGGCGACCCGAGCGTGTTCTCCCTGACTCCGCAAGGACAACCGGCGGCCGGCACCGCGATCCGGATCCTGCTGGACGTCGCGGCCGCCCACCCGGGTTTCCGCCCGGTGGCGAGCCTGTACGTCAACGAGCGCCCGTTCGGCTCGGACGGGGATCGGGAACTGGGCTGGCTGGCCGCGCACGGTTTCGAGATCGGCAACCACACCCGCCACCACACGAACCTGCGCACGGCGACGGAAAGCCAAGCGGTGAAGGCGATCGCGGAGGAGGACGCCGCGCTCCGCGCCTACCGTCCCCGAACGTTGGCCCTGCCGTACGGGGCGCGTCCCCGGCGTCCCGAGCTGGCGCTGCGCGGCCCGGGATTCTCCTACGACGGCGTGCTGCTGGTGGGTGCCGGGCCCGCGCCTTCGCCGTGTTCCAGCGGCTTCGACCCCGCGGCGATCCCCCGGATCCGCTCGCAGTCGGCCGGCGCGGAAGCGGAGTACGGCTCGGCGCACTGGCTCGACGTGCTCGCCTCGCCGAACGGCCACCGCTACACC includes the following:
- a CDS encoding WGxxGxxG family protein; protein product: MNRTARNLLTWCAAAAAIALTGATPASAAPAPPVPHQAGSDVQDVQDDNDDNGLWGLLGLVGLLGLGGLVRRGPQTGAMAGYPAAGEPPRAGRPESDARPPVNTYPPAAPRRNPPGA
- a CDS encoding polysaccharide deacetylase family protein, producing MRSLFRFGAGLAAVAAAAACGTPAPAPAPPPAPSPAAAPARVTAASARQTGADELGRVPVLMYHRLAERPRSVYERTPADFTAELDRLAAENYVPVTTAEFVTHRLDLPAGAHPVVLTFDDGDPSVFSLTPQGQPAAGTAIRILLDVAAAHPGFRPVASLYVNERPFGSDGDRELGWLAAHGFEIGNHTRHHTNLRTATESQAVKAIAEEDAALRAYRPRTLALPYGARPRRPELALRGPGFSYDGVLLVGAGPAPSPCSSGFDPAAIPRIRSQSAGAEAEYGSAHWLDVLASPNGHRYTSDGDPATVAYPRSGPAPAPTCASVGLAY